The following are encoded together in the Diabrotica undecimpunctata isolate CICGRU chromosome 7, icDiaUnde3, whole genome shotgun sequence genome:
- the LOC140445549 gene encoding uncharacterized protein isoform X1, which yields MVATALKVQEWNVNNKNYAFLFKKEGEQHDVLKKEDFALGFMNSVMEDKLREFPSIICMDGTHGTNKRGMDLTVVLIKDDRNTGFPVAFLLSNRLDQVVQEVFLGALKNRIQTEIHAEHFMSDDGKYYNAWAKIMGNQPKKLLCTWHVVRNWNIQGKKKIQDPILKKQMKTEMKRIINETDEDRFMELCNKYIIKLQEANETDFFNYLARYYFQNEERIKMWAHCYRRNSGINTNMAIESFNNLLKTNHLRRNAAVSIEKLLDTIDDLVDIKMWKRIIDIERPNANNYQDRVIAKAHKMAETMKNKVEVKRNVKVYGQFQVKSFRDPNKIYNVNIRQGCENECKTLYCRVCKICIHRYQCECAEYVVRNTLCKHVHLVRMHEEREGTNSVLDDAARCLAVTSIIKSRHQEEINEFVRGKVEQTNVIQEKTKRSLQIENLVNLVKTMEDLDDESFARLHDKIVRDIQGTKRKVKVKKEFQEEAKNVTMKRKMEKQEYFPSKKKGTE from the exons ATGGTAGCAACGGCTTTAAAGGTTCAGGAATGGAATGTTAACAACAAGAATTACGCTTTTTTATTCAAGAAGGAAG gagaaCAACATGATGtacttaaaaaagaagattttgccTTAGGATTTATGAATTCTGTAATGGAAGATAAATTAAGAGAATTCCCTAGCATAATTTGTATGGATGGTACACACGGCACAAACAAGAGGGGAATGGATTTAACAGTGGTGCTTATTAAAGATGACAGGAATACAGGATTTCCAGTTGCGTTCTTACTGTCAAACAGATTGGACCAAGTAGTTCAAGAGGTTTTTTTAG GTGCCCTCAAGAATAGAATACAGACTGAAATTCATGCGGAACATTTTATGAGTGATGATGGAAAATATTATAATGCATGGGCGAAGATTATGGGCAACCAACCAAAAAAGCTTTTATGTACCTGGCATGTTGTGAGAAACTGGAATATTCAAGGGAAGAAGAAAATACAGGATCCAAttttgaagaaacagatgaaaacTGAGATGAAAAGAATTATTAATGAAACGGATGAAGATCGATTTATGGAGTTGTGCAACAAATATATAATCAAATTACAAGAGGCAAATgagacagatttttttaattatctggcAAG gtattaCTTTCAGAATGAAGAGAGAATCAAAATGTGGGCCCATTGCTACAGAAGAAATTCAGGAATCAATACAAACATGGCGATAGAATCTTTCAACAACCTACTGAAGACCAACCACCTTAGAAGAAATGCTGCAGTATCAATCGAAAAGTTATTGGACACAATAGACGATCTAGTGGACATCAAAATGTGGAAGAGGATTATAGACATTGAAAGACCAAATGCGAACAATTATCAAGATAGGGTTATAGCAAAAGCACACAAAATGGCAGAAACGATGAAAAACAAAGTAGAGGTTAAGAGAAATGTGAAGGTATATGGTCAATTTCAGGTAAAGTCATTTAGAGAtcctaataaaatatataatgtaaataTAAGGCAAGGATGTGAAAATGAATGTAAGACATTGTATTGTAGAGTatgtaaaatttgtattcatcGCTACCAGTGTGAGTGTGCCGAATATGTGGTGAGGAATACCTTGTGTAAGCATGTGCACTTGGTAAGAATGCATGAGGAGCGCGAGGGAACTAACTCTGTTTTAGATGATGCTGCAAGGTGTTTGGCAGTAACTTCAATTATCAAATCAAGGCATCAGGAGGAAATTAATGAGTTTGTCAGAGGGAAGGTAGAACAGACAAATGTCATCCAGGAAAAAACCAAACGAAGTCTTCAAATAGAAAACTTggtaaatttagtaaaaaccatggAAGACTTAGATGATGAAAGTTTTGCAAGATTACATGACAAAATTGTGAGGGACATTCAAGGAACAAAGCGCAAAGTGAAAGTGAAGAAAGAATTTCAGGAAGAGGCAAAGAATGTTACAATGAAGCGAAAAATGGAGAAACAGGAATATTTTCCTTCCAAAAAAAAAGGAACTGAGTAA
- the LOC140445549 gene encoding uncharacterized protein isoform X2 translates to MNSVMEDKLREFPSIICMDGTHGTNKRGMDLTVVLIKDDRNTGFPVAFLLSNRLDQVVQEVFLGALKNRIQTEIHAEHFMSDDGKYYNAWAKIMGNQPKKLLCTWHVVRNWNIQGKKKIQDPILKKQMKTEMKRIINETDEDRFMELCNKYIIKLQEANETDFFNYLARYYFQNEERIKMWAHCYRRNSGINTNMAIESFNNLLKTNHLRRNAAVSIEKLLDTIDDLVDIKMWKRIIDIERPNANNYQDRVIAKAHKMAETMKNKVEVKRNVKVYGQFQVKSFRDPNKIYNVNIRQGCENECKTLYCRVCKICIHRYQCECAEYVVRNTLCKHVHLVRMHEEREGTNSVLDDAARCLAVTSIIKSRHQEEINEFVRGKVEQTNVIQEKTKRSLQIENLVNLVKTMEDLDDESFARLHDKIVRDIQGTKRKVKVKKEFQEEAKNVTMKRKMEKQEYFPSKKKGTE, encoded by the exons ATGAATTCTGTAATGGAAGATAAATTAAGAGAATTCCCTAGCATAATTTGTATGGATGGTACACACGGCACAAACAAGAGGGGAATGGATTTAACAGTGGTGCTTATTAAAGATGACAGGAATACAGGATTTCCAGTTGCGTTCTTACTGTCAAACAGATTGGACCAAGTAGTTCAAGAGGTTTTTTTAG GTGCCCTCAAGAATAGAATACAGACTGAAATTCATGCGGAACATTTTATGAGTGATGATGGAAAATATTATAATGCATGGGCGAAGATTATGGGCAACCAACCAAAAAAGCTTTTATGTACCTGGCATGTTGTGAGAAACTGGAATATTCAAGGGAAGAAGAAAATACAGGATCCAAttttgaagaaacagatgaaaacTGAGATGAAAAGAATTATTAATGAAACGGATGAAGATCGATTTATGGAGTTGTGCAACAAATATATAATCAAATTACAAGAGGCAAATgagacagatttttttaattatctggcAAG gtattaCTTTCAGAATGAAGAGAGAATCAAAATGTGGGCCCATTGCTACAGAAGAAATTCAGGAATCAATACAAACATGGCGATAGAATCTTTCAACAACCTACTGAAGACCAACCACCTTAGAAGAAATGCTGCAGTATCAATCGAAAAGTTATTGGACACAATAGACGATCTAGTGGACATCAAAATGTGGAAGAGGATTATAGACATTGAAAGACCAAATGCGAACAATTATCAAGATAGGGTTATAGCAAAAGCACACAAAATGGCAGAAACGATGAAAAACAAAGTAGAGGTTAAGAGAAATGTGAAGGTATATGGTCAATTTCAGGTAAAGTCATTTAGAGAtcctaataaaatatataatgtaaataTAAGGCAAGGATGTGAAAATGAATGTAAGACATTGTATTGTAGAGTatgtaaaatttgtattcatcGCTACCAGTGTGAGTGTGCCGAATATGTGGTGAGGAATACCTTGTGTAAGCATGTGCACTTGGTAAGAATGCATGAGGAGCGCGAGGGAACTAACTCTGTTTTAGATGATGCTGCAAGGTGTTTGGCAGTAACTTCAATTATCAAATCAAGGCATCAGGAGGAAATTAATGAGTTTGTCAGAGGGAAGGTAGAACAGACAAATGTCATCCAGGAAAAAACCAAACGAAGTCTTCAAATAGAAAACTTggtaaatttagtaaaaaccatggAAGACTTAGATGATGAAAGTTTTGCAAGATTACATGACAAAATTGTGAGGGACATTCAAGGAACAAAGCGCAAAGTGAAAGTGAAGAAAGAATTTCAGGAAGAGGCAAAGAATGTTACAATGAAGCGAAAAATGGAGAAACAGGAATATTTTCCTTCCAAAAAAAAAGGAACTGAGTAA